The Medicago truncatula cultivar Jemalong A17 chromosome 7, MtrunA17r5.0-ANR, whole genome shotgun sequence genome includes the window taagAGTATGAAATTTGTGTGAAACTGCTAAATAATTATACAAAGAGAAGCCAAACATAAATAATGATTAGCAAGGCCttgaaaaacacaaattaaaaactaaaatgggTAAAACATCCAACCTAAGGTGTGGAAAAGGATCGTACTCCTTCATAAACGCTTCCTTTGGAGTGGTTCTAAGGGGGGCTACCAAGATTTCGCGGATTTGGGTGGTCAGAGGTTTGTAAGTCTAACAGCTAAGGCGGACTCGGGGTGAGAAATTTGTGTCTTGTTAACCTTGCTCTTTTAGTTAAATGACGTTGGAGGGTTAGGGTTTGTAGTGGGATATTTTCAGATGGTGGCGGCAAtcaaaatattagtttttaaaatatcatgttAATTTGTGGTTCTTCAAGAATGATTACAGTACTCTTTTGATGTCTATCTCAAGGACCACAAACAACTTGTTCTAAAAGACTTTGAAAAAATAACTGCATAAAGTAAGGGACAAAACACaatgagttttgaaagagaaaatggaagcaaattttagaaaatcttaaaagaaCAAAACCTGCCGTAACTGAATCCTAAATAAAATAGACAAAGAAGACACATAACACACCTTAGATTTTCTTCAGTATTTTGGTCATAGTATGAGACCatcatttgcattttttttttttttttgtgaaatagaAGAGTCAAAGctcaaaaaaaactataaaacgACTTAGGCAAATCACCCCTAAGACAATCAGACAGAAAATCTGGAACAACATGAAAAACATTTAACTGATCAGAGTCTAAACTAAGCCCGTGTTTGGCGAGAGAATCAGCTACTTGATTAGCTTCATGAGCAACATGTATCCACTTGACTTCATCAATTACACAGCTGAGTTCAAAGATCTGGCGAACTATCTGATAATAGGTCCTCGACGGAGAAACATAACCCTGGATCATATTGATAGCCCTAAGAGAATCACTCTCAATAATCACATGCCTCATCCCTTGATTCTTTGCAAGAGCCAATCCATGATAAATTCCCCAAAGCTCCGCAAGGACTATAGAGCAGCGACCCAAGTTTCGAGCATAAGCCATCACCATACTTCCATCATAGCTCCGAATGATTCCTCCACAAGCAGCCATGCCAAAAGCAAAGGTCACAACACCAGTACAGTTAACTTTCACCCAATTCACAGGGGGAGGAGACCATGAATTAATAGGCGCACGATCAAGGGTTGTAACATTCGAGCCATGAAAACACATAACATACCTTTGAATCCTTTTAACTTCATTAGTAATAGCCCGAGGAGCATGGTTAAAGATGAAAACAGATAACACACCTTTGATTTTCTTCAGTGTTTCGGTCATAGTATGACACCATCCTTTGCAGTTAGTGTCCACTTTAACAGCACAACTCTGTCATGAAAAAATCTgtcatgaaaaaataataatgaatagTCATAGTTATATACGAAGATCAACAAGAGTTTGTCGgtaaatatttgaaatataaGAAACTACATATTCAAAGGAAATACAAGGAATAATGTAAATATATTAGAGTTAGATACTAACCATGTTAGATTCCACTCCTTCGTGGAAAAACATTCAgacttgttaattttttaaaagcaacGAGTTGAAAGTTTTTTGTTGGGTGAAGGGGAGTTAAAGGTTGAAGATGAGAAGAGAACAATGACAACAAATAAGAGAACAATGGCAACAAATAGGGTTTTATATGGTTTCTATGgcgaatatttttttttataggaaaattctatggtgaagtcacgAAAATGACTTTTTgggtgaagttaacactataataTCAAAAATGTTGTGAGTAACACCCACTGTTTGTACAatggcatcaaaagttcagtccctATAGTATCAACAATTCATCAGACTAACAAGAAtacatttaatctaattttatcctaccttgttttaagtgtaacaccccacaaagtgtaacacttaaaactatcacataatatcatcaactatgtttgtatgttaaagatgtcaacgataaaataatatttgtaagtccaagatgttgcaagcattactggatgaatcattcaacttatgtttaacataattttttttgttataacgtaaaatataacaaaattattcaacttatatttactcttaaaataaatcatatactcttactaaaataaaaaaataaatataaaacaccaaattaaaatatatccctaaaattttaaactataacataatcatcatgcaaacattttaactaaattaatcaactaacatcaaatctaaaaatgatttataacatgtaaatctaattaaaaactaaaataaatataaaacaacaaaataataaataaccctaaaattctaaattataacataaacatcatgcaaatattttaacaacattaatcaaataacatgcaccctaaaaattaattataacatgtaaatctactcaaaaacaaaaaaaataataaatgaactcaaaaactaaaaaataaaaacatttataacaactaaaatgtaagttaatagcattataattacttacttgtgttttttagagagatttgtgaaagaaatttgaagaagataaaatgaataatggatgagagagctTATGTCAGATTTGTAGCAGAAaattctcggcagttaactactgaGAGGGCAAAATCGTATTTTACTAGTGTGGCACAACCTTATcaaatgtgggaacagcaattctcaaaaAATTGATAGAGCACATGGGAAagcaaaataattaaagaggacaaaataataaaattcgcGCCAGGTAGGGGTCGAACCTACGACTTTCTGCTTAGGAAACAGACGCTCTATCCACTGAGCTACAGGCgcttgttttgttgatttatgattAACATAAAGATATTAAGGTTAGAATATATTTGTGATGTTCCCGCTCATTGTTCCATCAACAAGAAATTCGAAAACCGAGCTGCAAAGTTCAACCCAATTCTCACtcggaagaagaagaagcaattCAACAACAATGTCGAAAGATCCAATTTCAAGCTTCTGCAACGAATTGGAATCATTCTGCAATCATCTTCAATCCTCTTCCGACGCTCTTATTCAATCCATTCATCGCAGACCTGTTCCTCTCagtactctctctctctctctctctctctctaaattcCCCTTTCCGTTGATACAATTTATAAATTCTTCGATACAGATTCTACAGCATCTACCTTCGTACAATGCCTCAACCGCCGCGTTTCAACTGCAAGTGCCGATCTCGAATTGCTCGATTCAATGTCTGGTACAGTTTCGTTTGAAGAGCTTTTAGGTCACTGCAACGAATTGTACAAGAAGAATCAAACCGATCTAGCTGAACTCGAAGATCGTCTAAAAAGCTGCTACGGTTACGTTCAAGGTATTTGTAAGAATgcttgtgatttattaagttttgtttttcatgtttCGTAGTTTTCTGTTCgtgatttgattgaaatttgtttCGTTTTTTTGGATTTAGTTCCTGAAATTgaggaggaagatgaagattaCGACGTACAAGCGCCGCAGGTTTTGGATGATAAATTGGACAGTCCCTCTTCTTTCTATGGATCACTCTCAATGGCCGATTCTGGCTTCAAGAAGTTCGAAGAAGATGCTTTGTATCCTTATATCTTGCCTCCCTTTTTTCTTAGACTAAATTTGAAGACTTTTTCATACTTTGGTTGATCTCTAGGTTCCATATATGTTTAGAATGTATGcatagattttttttgggtacaatagAATGCTGAATTTATGAAGATGTAATGTTAAGTCCTGGATAATTgcaaataaaaatcacatagGGTAGTCCTGTTGGTTCAGCCAGATGGTAAAATGTTGTAGGGACACAAAATCTATGAAGCATattcttagaaatcgtggttgggcctaacacaaccccacaaaccGGCTTGAGAGGtaaggattgcccccacttataaacacattgtcaggccatgtcctatccgatgtgggactcttaacacatatacacgacactgacacgtcgACACCAACTATAACTTGAAAAAATGATATGATTGAATGTGATAGCTTTGTAGTTTTCCCTGGAAACTGCGTTATAGCTTTGGAAAAGATTAACTGTTAAATTACATTGACTCGTTTGATTGGTTATGGTTCTTGAAAAGCTGGTTATGTCCTTGATTCTCTTTAGAATTGATGAATCTTTAAGTTTGAAACAGCTTGGGCTATCAGATGCATGTCTAGCTACTTTAGCATCTGAAGGTTAGTGGATAATATCAATTTTCTCCACAGGCATGCTTGTTACTTACTAGGATTTCATTTTAATGCTTGTTTTAGTTGCAaggttcttctttttcttgttaacATTGTTCCATTTTCCCCAGTGGTTTTGGTTTTTTAGACTGTTATTTGTGACTTTTGTTTACTAGTTTTTGTGGGCACTAGCAACATTGTTGATTCCATGAAAACTAGACCTGGCTTCTTGATTAATTCATGTTGCTAATTCCATTTTTGCCACTATCTTTCTTTATCAATGCTTGCAGGTAATGTATCTTCACAAGAACTTGAGAAGTAAGTTTAATTTTGTGGATATCATTTGCTGTTGAGGGGCTTTTTGCacttctatttttaaaatacctGCATGATTCTCACTCCTCAAGTTATGAGTGAACAGAGTACCTAATTTAGAGGGAGAC containing:
- the LOC25499546 gene encoding uncharacterized protein, which produces MFPLIVPSTRNSKTELQSSTQFSLGRRRSNSTTMSKDPISSFCNELESFCNHLQSSSDALIQSIHRRPVPLNSTASTFVQCLNRRVSTASADLELLDSMSGTVSFEELLGHCNELYKKNQTDLAELEDRLKSCYGYVQVPEIEEEDEDYDVQAPQVLDDKLDSPSSFYGSLSMADSGFKKFEEDALIDESLSLKQLGLSDACLATLASEGNVSSQELEKVPNLEGDNENLESAEATSSTLKILKSEFECLPPYMKGLASWEDLLVAVDKINSSLSKKTDGSNFFRQDDISSFDLGPKARSYLLLLVRMNRMVVETVDGLLSYRIL